A genomic region of Lachnoclostridium edouardi contains the following coding sequences:
- a CDS encoding uracil-DNA glycosylase — protein sequence MGAIDNDWLQPLSGEFRKPYYKKLYDTVKHEYETRQIFPDANDIFNAFAFTPLSKVKAVILGQDPYHNVGQAHGLCFSVKPDVEVPPSLVNIYQELHDDLGCYIPNNGYLKKWADQGVLLLNTVLTVQAHRANSHRDIGWEEFTDAAIRILNEQDRPMVFILWGRPAQTKKAMLNNPKHLILEAPHPSPLSAHRGFFGSRPFSRTNAFLEENHLEPIDWQIENI from the coding sequence ATGGGAGCCATTGACAACGATTGGCTGCAGCCGCTAAGCGGCGAATTTAGGAAGCCATATTATAAAAAGCTGTATGACACAGTGAAACATGAATACGAAACGAGACAGATATTTCCTGATGCCAACGACATATTCAACGCCTTTGCCTTTACGCCTCTTTCAAAAGTGAAAGCAGTGATTTTAGGGCAGGACCCATACCACAATGTAGGCCAGGCTCACGGGCTGTGCTTTTCCGTAAAGCCGGATGTGGAGGTGCCTCCGTCTTTAGTCAATATTTACCAGGAGCTTCACGACGATTTAGGCTGCTATATACCTAATAACGGCTATTTGAAAAAATGGGCGGACCAGGGAGTGCTGCTTTTAAATACAGTGCTTACAGTTCAGGCCCACAGAGCCAATTCCCACAGAGATATTGGCTGGGAGGAGTTTACAGACGCCGCCATCCGCATATTAAATGAACAGGACCGGCCTATGGTGTTTATTTTATGGGGAAGACCGGCTCAGACAAAGAAAGCAATGCTGAATAATCCCAAACATTTGATTTTGGAGGCTCCTCATCCAAGTCCTCTTTCTGCTCATAGAGGATTTTTCGGCAGCAGGCCTTTCAGCAGAACCAATGCTTTTTTAGAGGAGAACCATTTAGAACCAATAGACTGGCAGATCGAAAATATTTAA
- a CDS encoding undecaprenyl-diphosphate phosphatase produces MSFIEILKVLVLGIVEGFTEWLPISSTGHLILVNQIIELKEPETFIKMFNVVIQLGAILAVVVMYFKKLNPFDPRKKQNQKIVTLRLWMKIVVACIPAAVIGLLLNDWIDAVLLDNPYVVAAMLIIYGVLFILLEKRNEGVSQPVERVTQISFQTALIIGFFQVLAMVPGTSRSGATILGAMLLGCSRSAAAEFSFFLGIPVMFGASFLKVLVYVKGGAGFSGNQIFYLIFGMIVAFIVSVYSIKFLMGYIKNNDFKFFGYYRIILGVIVLAYFGVTALAG; encoded by the coding sequence ATGAGTTTTATTGAAATTTTAAAAGTTCTGGTTCTGGGTATTGTAGAAGGCTTTACTGAGTGGCTGCCTATTAGCAGCACAGGGCATTTGATCCTGGTAAACCAGATTATTGAATTAAAAGAGCCGGAAACATTTATTAAAATGTTTAATGTTGTAATTCAATTAGGGGCTATTTTGGCTGTGGTAGTTATGTATTTTAAAAAGCTGAACCCTTTTGATCCAAGAAAGAAGCAGAATCAGAAAATCGTGACTCTGCGCCTTTGGATGAAAATTGTAGTGGCCTGTATTCCTGCGGCTGTAATTGGCCTTTTGTTAAACGACTGGATTGACGCAGTGCTGCTAGACAATCCCTATGTAGTTGCAGCCATGCTGATAATTTACGGCGTGCTGTTTATACTTTTGGAAAAGAGAAATGAGGGAGTTTCCCAGCCTGTAGAGCGGGTTACCCAGATTTCCTTTCAGACAGCGCTTATTATTGGATTCTTCCAGGTGCTAGCTATGGTGCCGGGAACCTCCAGATCAGGAGCTACTATTTTAGGAGCCATGCTGTTAGGCTGCTCCAGAAGCGCTGCCGCTGAATTTTCCTTCTTTTTGGGCATCCCTGTAATGTTTGGTGCCAGCTTTTTAAAGGTGCTGGTGTATGTGAAGGGTGGAGCAGGCTTTAGCGGAAATCAGATATTTTACCTGATTTTCGGCATGATTGTGGCATTTATTGTATCTGTATATTCCATTAAGTTTTTAATGGGTTATATTAAAAATAATGACTTTAAGTTTTTTGGATACTACAGAATTATTCTGGGCGTAATTGTGCTGGCTTACTTTGGCGTAACAGCCTTAGCCGGATAG
- a CDS encoding sigma-54-dependent Fis family transcriptional regulator has protein sequence MSKIVLISSGPSIAHYGLLLQKSLPDPGNFLIVDVYMEDALDYIRHNLPQDTDVIIARGNTAKLLKSAHLAVPVVTIPISDSELIASIKQARDLYKQTDSHIAYLGIEDVIQSVRGFLEVFHCHIRLYTINSSDDIRRSIQQAKRDHVNVVIGGIYTQKLALEAGLQCVLLESSLFSVKEAYERALEVQKGFIIQRKKFQERNILLNSITDGIISINEKGRITVLNPAAEQYLGISAKAVTGKAYAPLFAQPEKEVIQQCLTCGKQLSHHVFSINQQNFHLSLSPIVIGTDQKGLILTFHPFEKNMAPSVQIPIPPEDKPCFFQLQGSHPSFQMAVSTALQYAPLCLPIILAGEEGVGKETFAQCIHQAGDRADCLFIAREGALLTKEDLLSAHQGTLYIREGGRLSLPMQELLTEILKNGSIVLENGSRTTLNIRFIIGAQSSLADALLPRLYYLLNALILPLPSLCERSSDIPALTEHILKELNSQYQKNCSCTPEFLLSLCEYSWPGNIRQLKSFLTRLVVTASDQALFSSLEETGGPDDSNFYKHLNRDFNSQPFSEAPGLNQAQPGFIINGKKITYKELKILDEYYQGKKGLIAQKLGISRSTLWRYYKEAGLSG, from the coding sequence ATGTCAAAAATTGTTCTCATTTCCTCCGGACCTTCCATTGCCCATTATGGCCTGCTGCTTCAAAAATCTCTCCCTGACCCAGGCAACTTTTTAATTGTGGACGTTTATATGGAGGACGCCCTGGATTATATCCGCCACAATCTGCCTCAGGATACTGATGTAATTATTGCCAGAGGCAATACGGCAAAGCTTTTAAAATCCGCTCACCTGGCTGTGCCTGTTGTCACCATTCCTATTTCCGATTCAGAGCTGATTGCCTCTATTAAACAGGCCAGAGACCTTTATAAGCAGACTGATTCCCACATTGCTTATTTAGGTATAGAGGACGTAATCCAGTCGGTCCGCGGTTTTCTGGAAGTTTTTCACTGCCATATACGTTTATACACCATAAACAGCAGCGACGACATACGCCGCAGTATACAGCAAGCCAAAAGGGACCATGTAAATGTTGTAATCGGAGGTATTTACACACAAAAGCTGGCTTTGGAAGCAGGGCTTCAATGTGTTCTCTTAGAAAGCTCCCTGTTTTCTGTAAAAGAGGCTTACGAGCGTGCGTTAGAAGTGCAGAAAGGCTTTATTATTCAGCGGAAAAAATTTCAGGAGCGAAATATTCTTTTAAATTCTATTACTGACGGCATTATCAGCATAAATGAAAAGGGGCGGATCACTGTCCTAAATCCGGCAGCTGAACAGTATTTAGGAATTTCGGCTAAGGCAGTTACAGGCAAAGCTTACGCTCCTTTATTTGCTCAGCCGGAAAAGGAAGTCATCCAGCAGTGCTTAACTTGTGGCAAACAGCTTTCTCATCATGTATTTTCCATAAACCAGCAAAATTTTCACCTGTCCCTGTCACCTATTGTCATAGGCACTGACCAGAAGGGCCTTATTCTCACCTTTCATCCTTTTGAAAAAAATATGGCCCCCTCTGTGCAGATTCCTATTCCTCCTGAGGACAAACCATGTTTTTTCCAGCTGCAGGGCTCTCATCCCTCTTTTCAGATGGCTGTCTCCACAGCTCTTCAGTATGCTCCCTTATGTCTTCCCATTATCCTGGCAGGGGAAGAGGGGGTTGGAAAGGAAACCTTTGCCCAATGTATTCATCAGGCAGGAGACAGGGCTGATTGCCTTTTTATTGCCAGAGAAGGGGCACTTCTGACAAAAGAAGATCTTCTTTCCGCCCATCAGGGAACCTTATACATCCGGGAAGGCGGCCGCCTCTCTCTTCCTATGCAGGAGCTGCTTACTGAGATTTTGAAAAACGGGTCAATAGTTCTGGAAAACGGCTCCAGGACAACCCTTAACATTCGCTTTATTATTGGCGCCCAAAGCAGTTTAGCAGACGCTCTTTTGCCCAGACTTTATTATCTCCTTAACGCTCTTATACTGCCTTTGCCCTCTCTCTGTGAAAGAAGCAGCGATATTCCTGCTTTAACAGAGCATATTTTAAAGGAATTAAACAGCCAGTACCAGAAAAACTGCTCCTGTACTCCTGAATTCCTCCTCTCCTTATGTGAGTATTCATGGCCTGGAAATATCCGGCAGCTGAAAAGCTTTTTGACACGTCTTGTAGTCACGGCCTCCGACCAGGCTTTATTCTCCTCCTTAGAAGAAACAGGAGGGCCTGATGACTCTAATTTTTATAAACATTTAAACAGGGATTTTAATTCTCAGCCCTTTTCAGAAGCCCCAGGCCTTAACCAGGCTCAGCCAGGCTTTATCATTAACGGGAAAAAGATTACTTATAAAGAATTGAAAATATTAGACGAATATTATCAGGGAAAAAAAGGGCTGATCGCCCAAAAACTGGGAATCAGCCGTTCTACCTTATGGAGATATTATAAAGAAGCAGGGCTATCCGGCTAA
- a CDS encoding enolase C-terminal domain-like protein, whose amino-acid sequence MYPIDVNSKFQFTKAVYYNFNPIPVKKPWRDATGGFGNYAPLQGWVDIYDSEGYCGGTFCSSGIIHNILPLILTGETKTYQEWYDYIYWKMRNFGFQSGQIVDLGQLDLIMLEIMAKRENKPLHRFLGAEKDWAAAYKGGGSLLSDDEGLTADMVRYVEEGYRTIKFKVGSDWGKNMERDARRMEKIRAAVGNHIEIAVDANQVWNVEDALKFAEMIRPYHPAWYEEPVHSHDMNAIKELKSRVNMMVGYGESMRNGFAFETYAEKGVDHLMPLVGRMSKMSDLIKIRDLAREKGLRFSSGGTVWINAAFGALYNENEMLENHEPMTEPIGECLSVKPEEKNGRLYLPDIPGSPVRLDIKKLEKEGVLESVKYFTGASVKQQFAVRAAY is encoded by the coding sequence ATGTATCCAATAGATGTAAATTCAAAATTTCAGTTTACAAAAGCAGTATATTATAATTTTAATCCCATTCCTGTAAAAAAACCGTGGAGGGACGCTACAGGAGGCTTTGGCAACTATGCGCCCTTACAGGGATGGGTGGATATTTACGATTCAGAAGGATACTGTGGAGGCACATTTTGTTCCTCAGGAATCATTCATAACATTCTTCCCTTAATCTTAACAGGAGAGACAAAAACATACCAGGAGTGGTATGACTATATTTACTGGAAAATGAGAAACTTCGGTTTCCAAAGCGGCCAGATTGTAGACCTGGGACAGTTAGATCTGATTATGCTGGAGATTATGGCAAAAAGAGAAAATAAACCTTTACACAGATTTTTGGGAGCAGAAAAGGACTGGGCTGCAGCTTATAAAGGCGGAGGCTCTCTTTTATCAGATGATGAGGGCTTAACGGCGGATATGGTAAGATATGTGGAGGAAGGATATAGGACAATTAAGTTTAAGGTAGGCAGCGACTGGGGCAAAAATATGGAACGGGACGCCAGAAGAATGGAAAAAATCAGGGCGGCTGTGGGGAATCATATTGAAATTGCTGTAGATGCCAATCAGGTGTGGAACGTGGAGGACGCTTTAAAATTTGCAGAAATGATTCGTCCTTACCATCCTGCATGGTATGAAGAGCCGGTTCACTCCCACGATATGAATGCAATTAAAGAGCTGAAAAGCCGGGTGAACATGATGGTAGGTTACGGGGAATCTATGAGAAATGGATTTGCCTTTGAAACATATGCGGAGAAGGGCGTAGATCACCTGATGCCCTTAGTGGGAAGAATGAGCAAAATGAGCGACCTTATAAAGATCAGAGATCTGGCCAGAGAGAAAGGCCTGCGCTTCTCCTCAGGAGGAACCGTTTGGATTAACGCAGCCTTCGGCGCATTATACAATGAAAATGAGATGCTGGAAAATCACGAACCTATGACGGAACCGATAGGGGAATGCCTGTCAGTGAAACCAGAAGAAAAAAACGGCAGGCTGTATCTTCCTGATATTCCAGGCAGCCCTGTCCGCCTGGATATAAAAAAGCTGGAAAAAGAGGGCGTGCTGGAAAGCGTGAAATATTTTACAGGAGCATCTGTGAAACAGCAGTTTGCCGTAAGAGCGGCATATTAA
- a CDS encoding LysR family transcriptional regulator, with protein MDLKQIEYILKIADEKNITSAAEKLFITQSALNQQLLKLEKELGTKLFYRSRTDCHPTDAGNVYIKNAREMLRLKRETYNIIHDISESRNGHLSVGFTPGRGTQMFSSVYPLFHKEYSNVIVEPIELSVRSQQRLISRGSLDIGFMTLRDSDKTQDEYITLHEEEIFLAVPKIHPVSSLAAPKGLPFATLDIGKLRYEPFVLMYKESTIRSMVDSIFQESEIIPEILFETSSTDTILTMIKSNLCCGLIPYYYVPKHLEDIAFFRLPSKPSWQIAASYNKDNYLSKAAHRFIQLASDYWSFDYAEN; from the coding sequence ATGGATTTAAAACAAATTGAATATATATTAAAAATCGCTGATGAGAAAAATATCACCAGCGCTGCAGAAAAACTATTTATTACTCAGTCTGCCTTAAACCAGCAGCTTTTAAAGTTGGAAAAGGAATTAGGCACTAAGCTTTTTTACCGTTCCCGCACTGACTGCCATCCTACTGACGCGGGAAACGTTTATATAAAAAACGCCAGGGAGATGCTTCGCCTGAAAAGAGAAACATATAATATTATCCACGATATTTCCGAGTCCAGAAACGGCCATCTTTCAGTAGGGTTTACTCCAGGCCGGGGGACCCAAATGTTTTCCAGCGTTTATCCTTTATTTCACAAAGAATATTCTAATGTTATTGTGGAGCCTATTGAGCTTAGCGTCCGCAGCCAGCAGCGTTTAATCTCCCGCGGTTCCCTGGATATTGGATTTATGACTTTGCGGGATTCTGACAAGACCCAGGATGAATATATTACTCTCCATGAAGAGGAAATTTTTCTGGCTGTTCCTAAAATCCACCCTGTCAGCAGTCTGGCAGCGCCAAAAGGGCTCCCCTTTGCCACCTTAGATATTGGCAAACTGCGGTATGAGCCCTTTGTATTAATGTATAAAGAATCTACAATTCGTTCTATGGTAGATTCCATTTTTCAGGAGTCTGAAATTATTCCGGAAATCCTTTTTGAAACCTCCAGCACTGACACCATTCTCACTATGATTAAAAGTAATTTGTGCTGCGGTTTAATTCCTTATTATTATGTGCCAAAGCATTTAGAGGATATTGCTTTTTTCCGTCTGCCCTCCAAACCGTCATGGCAGATAGCCGCCAGCTATAATAAAGACAATTATTTAAGTAAAGCCGCACACCGCTTTATTCAGCTGGCTTCTGACTATTGGAGCTTTGACTATGCTGAAAATTAA